The following proteins are co-located in the Candidatus Poribacteria bacterium genome:
- a CDS encoding pseudouridine synthase, with protein sequence MRLEKYIATSGIASRRAVKKRIQAGRVTVNGDPVLVPGHPINVETDTVEFEGKRVEPLTEHIYLMLNKPAGYLTTRSDERGRPTVMNLVADLPDSIYPVGRLDLETEGLLLFTNDGNFAYRLLHPSHEIEKTYLAWVKGVPNDNAVQRLREGVTIPSGTTAPAKVERLKTSRDGASTKFEVVIHEGKKRQVRLMFKAVGFPVIRLQRVRIGNLRLGNLPQGQYRLLTPGEITALMEL encoded by the coding sequence ATGCGACTTGAAAAGTATATTGCTACCTCAGGCATCGCCTCTCGACGGGCGGTGAAAAAGCGTATCCAAGCCGGACGGGTCACTGTGAACGGCGACCCCGTTTTGGTCCCGGGACACCCGATTAACGTAGAGACCGATACGGTTGAATTTGAAGGGAAACGGGTTGAACCACTGACAGAACACATCTATCTGATGCTGAACAAACCTGCGGGCTACTTAACGACACGCAGCGATGAGCGTGGTCGTCCTACCGTCATGAATCTCGTCGCCGACCTGCCTGATAGCATCTACCCTGTCGGGCGTTTAGATTTGGAAACCGAGGGGCTGCTCCTCTTCACGAATGATGGGAACTTTGCCTATCGGTTGCTGCATCCGAGCCACGAGATCGAGAAAACCTATCTGGCATGGGTGAAGGGCGTGCCAAACGACAACGCTGTTCAACGGTTGCGTGAAGGTGTCACGATTCCGAGCGGGACCACGGCACCAGCGAAAGTTGAACGTTTGAAGACAAGCAGAGATGGCGCGTCAACGAAGTTTGAGGTAGTCATTCACGAGGGGAAGAAACGGCAGGTGCGCCTGATGTTTAAAGCCGTGGGGTTTCCGGTAATCCGTTTGCAGCGGGTCCGGATCGGTAATTTACGATTGGGTAACCTCCCACAGGGGCAGTATCGACTTCTGACCCCGGGGGAGATTACGGCGTTAATGGAATTGTAG
- a CDS encoding HAD-IB family hydrolase, with protein sequence MTTSKTCAIFDLDGTIIRVSSEQVFLSYLLSHGEIPIPNLLEWTSNLLKVKSVPVAKSNKVYLRGLAQQRLNEIARRCFVDTLRPSIASHISNLIHAHQADGRTVILMSGSLSFLVQPFHEHFQTDLMVAHELEVVDGKLTGQRVGLHPFAENKAKLAQQLATEHGLDLSNSYAYGNHHTDAYKLELFGHPVAVNPDQKLRRIATEKGWQIEE encoded by the coding sequence ATGACAACATCTAAAACATGCGCTATCTTCGACTTAGATGGCACGATTATCCGCGTCTCCTCAGAACAAGTTTTTTTGTCCTATCTCCTGAGCCACGGTGAGATCCCAATACCAAATTTGCTTGAGTGGACCTCCAATCTTCTGAAGGTTAAGTCCGTGCCGGTGGCGAAATCCAACAAAGTTTACCTTCGCGGTTTGGCGCAGCAACGCCTCAATGAGATTGCGCGACGCTGCTTTGTTGATACACTCCGTCCGAGCATCGCGTCCCATATTTCCAACTTGATACACGCACATCAAGCCGATGGGCGGACGGTTATTTTGATGTCAGGATCGTTGTCGTTCCTCGTTCAACCGTTCCACGAACACTTCCAAACCGATTTAATGGTTGCCCATGAATTAGAGGTAGTCGATGGGAAACTTACGGGTCAGCGTGTCGGGTTGCACCCTTTTGCGGAAAACAAAGCGAAACTTGCCCAGCAACTCGCAACTGAACATGGGCTCGACCTCAGTAACTCTTACGCGTATGGGAATCACCACACAGACGCGTACAAGTTAGAATTGTTTGGACATCCGGTTGCCGTTAACCCGGACCAAAAGTTGCGGCGAATTGCTACAGAAAAAGGATGGCAGATAGAGGAATAG